A segment of the Fibrobacter succinogenes subsp. succinogenes S85 genome:
AAAATGGGAAAGAGGTAAGTCTATTTAGTTTTAATAATCAGGATACAAATGAAAGATTAAAATTCTTGTTTGAAAACGATAAATTGTCCGAGGGTGATTCTTATCAGGTTGAAAAACCTGAAAAATTAGTTTTCAAGAAAAACGAAAAAATCGAAACAGCCAATCGTGACCAGCAACCGAGTAAGGTAAAGCCGAGCCGAAAGGTAACCGCAAACATCGTATTTGATTCTGGTAGCCGTATTAAAGCGAATCCGGATGAAATGGACAAGTTTGGTACGTGTATCCATAATATTTTCTGCGTGCTAGAAAAATCGCCAACCGTGGAAATGGTTGAAAAAATTATCAAGAATCATCAGATGGAAACTGCACTTCCGCAACCGGAAGATGTCCTGAAAGCTTGGCAAAATCTTGAAAAGTTCTTGACGGAAAAATATGGTGCTAAGGTTGCGACCTATCATGAACTCCCGTTCAGGCATATGCTCGATGGTCAAATTTTTAATGGAGAAATGGACCTCGTGTGGGAAACGGATAAAGGTGTAGTTCTTGTGGACTTTAAGTCGTATCCTGGCAATAATAATGATGTTGTTGCTGTTGACAATGACCACTATGCTGGCAAGTATGCAGGGCAGTTTTGAATGCTATTGATTGTGCGCTAAAGGCTGCAGGCAAGAAACGTCCTTGCAAGACTGGTTTATTACCATGTCCTTGGCGTGGTAGTGGAATTGAAATTTGATAAGGAATAATGCGAGATTGGCTAATTAGGCCTAATTGGGAATATAAGAAAACGGGTTCATGTTTAATGAACCCGTTTTTTAATGACGTTAGTGATTCCTGATAATCATTATACTTGAGGATTACCCCAAAGGGCTATAACTTCAGAAATCAATTTCTTTTCACGAAGATAAATGTCTCGTTCGTCCCACTCAGTTCTTTCAACAAAGGATCCTTCCGTTTCTCCAATTTTTTTCAGAATGTCTTCTGTCGTAATGGAAAGTTTGGAGTAATCTTTGTACCCTTTTTTTATTTTGCCTTTTTTGTCTGTCCAACCGTTAACCTTTTCTGTAAAAGGACGATTGCTTAATGATGAATTAAAACTTTGTGTGACAAGAGTCATGTTGCCTATAGAATATATTTTTGATTTTTTCTTATCATCTCGTTCTTTGTTCTCAATGGCTTCACTAGCTTCGTTGTAGCATGGAACATTTTCCCAACATTCATGCCATTTTTGAGGCATCACATGCTCCAAAGTGAAATTGTACTCAAGTTCTGTTTTTTCATAATCACTCTTTGAATCTTGATTTTTGAAAGCGCGATATAATTCTATCCAAAAAAGTATAAGTGTTCCAGAACTATTTGATACATTGTTTTTTAGGCCATTTTCTATATCGGTATTCGATATTTCATTAGACATTTTAACAACTTTTGATTCATCGCTAATGAAGCTAACTACGTCACGATTGAAGTTTTTTGTACTATGTTGGGATGTTACATTGCGCATGACGAAAACTTCAAGTTCATGAAATTTTTCCTTTAGTTTGTTTTCGTCATTTGCGTAGGTTATATATAAATGCAATAAGTAAGGAATAAACACGTTTTCGCTTATTCTTTCAAGCATATTTAACAATCGTTTTTCCCAATCTTCATAAGATATGGATTGCTCTGATCCAATAGGTTTCAAACGCTCTGTATAAATATCGGCATAGGAACATAGTTCTTCAATCAAAACCTTTATGGAGTCAACACTTGAACATTTTTCCTGAACAAATTTTCTATACAATTCGGGTAAATCAGCTCGTGTTTGCCCGTCTTGGTTGGGATTGAAAATGCCCTTGTTTATTGCATAGGCGCTAACGATAATCTCAGAATTGGTACTTGTATATACTCCATGTCCACGAGTGTTGTCCCAAAATTTAATGCATTTGTTATCGCGTTCAAAAGTTTTCTTCCAGGTTTCATCATAAAAAGACATTACGTCTTTCTCTGCACGAGAACGGTCTTTCTCTTTCAGATAAAAATCCATCAATTGTGAGAATAAATTATTTTTGATTAAGTCGTACGATGTTAGCTTAACGCCAGCGCTGTTAATAGTATCAAAGATATCTTGTTCATTGCGGTCATCTGCTTCTAAAGTAATTCTTACTAATAAGTTTTGGCATCTATATAATTGTTCAAAGTAATCCCAGCGTGAATCTTCCTCAATAGCGTCTAATTTTTCTTTGAAAAATAAATAACATGCCAAAATGTTTCTATGGTCACGCAGATATTCTTCTTTTTTTTCTTGATTAAGAATTTTGTCTGAACCATCCTTTCTATTTATACTGTTATTCCCTTCCGCATCCTCTTTGACGAATCCAATTACTAAATCGTAATCATTACGATCTATATATGAATGCTTTATTTTTGTTTCGTACGAACTTTTATTTTTGTCTTCATAAAAAAGCATGCCTATTAATTCTTTTTTCCATTTGAATCTGGTATGACCGTTTTTATCTGGTTTTTCTGGAATGCTGTCAAAAATTGCTCTAAAGACAATGGAAAGAGTGGTTAAACGTTGTTGCCCATCAATAATTTGAGATTTGTCAATCTCATGCATCTCGTCTGATTTTGGCTTTTCTTTAAAAATGATTGATCCTAAATATGGATTTTGTTTCTTCTTAACAATCGTTTCAATAGATTCCCAAAGCCGCAGCCAATTATCTTCATCCCAAACATAACGACGTTGAAAAAAAGGAATTTCCAGTTGATGAGGATTGTTCAAATGGAATGCAGAAGGTAAGTCCACACCTTTAATTCTCATATACGTCTCCTTTTATAAATTTTAAACAGTTAAGTGAACTATCCGATTATTTGTTGCAATATATAGTTTTTTTCATATGTGCTTATTCTGAAAGGGCGTTTAAAATTTAGATGTAGAAACTGTTTCTGCAATTCATAACTTTAAACGTAGGGGCTTGGTTTGTGTTGGTATTCTTTAATTTAATGTTCTAAAAATGCAGTTGTCAGTCTCTATTTGTCACATTCTGAATCTATATTATAACCATTCAAATGCGACAAAGGAGGCTTTTATGGCAAATTATGTTCCGTCGATGTCCAAAGAAGATTTGCTTAAACTAAGAGAAAATCTAAAGCGAAGAATTAAAGAAACGAAAGATGAAGCTAAAGGTCTAAGTGGTAAAGATTATGCGATAGCTACAATAAGTTTGCCAAGTGATGAAGCTGAATTAGAAGATGTTGAAGAACGATTGAAGAAACTTGTATAATTCCGTCTCTATTTGTCGCATGCTAAATCTATATTATAATCGTTCAAAAGCAATAAAGGAGTATCAACATGTCTAGCGAAAGAGTTTATTTCTTTTCTGAAGACGTCAATGTCTCGTGTTCCGAATGCGGAAAACAAGCAACGTTCAGTGTGGATTTTGATGAAGTCGCAGGGGACTTGCGCTTGAATTTTGTAAAGGTTCGCACTTCAATTCCGCCTAGCGAAACTTGCCCGCATTGTGGAAACGAGGTCGAAGTTGATGTCTCATATTGGCGTCGTGAATTCTACTGCAAAAATAAGAAAGGCAAGGAAATTTGCCGGTATTTCTTCCTTTGGCCGAGCGATAACTCTGCAGGGTGTTCCGTTGATGGGTTGCTTTCTCTATACGAGACGTTCGCTATAGATCATCCCGAAGACCTTGCGCTAGACAGCTCAAGTGCTCTGGAACTTGTTGACCTTCTCTACAAAACGACCCGTGACGAGGCTTTGCTTCCTGTCAAGGAATCGTTGAAGAATGGGGGTGATGTGGAATCCTTAATCCCCGAGTTGAAACGAATCATTGATTCTCACGACGACGTGCTGAAAGATGCTTATCTTTCGCAGTTCCCGGACTAACTTTTGCGCTAACAGGAGCCCCCTATGTTTTCGGTCTACAATTTTATCAGGATGGATGATGAACAGATTGAAAAGTTCATCAAGCTCTATGGCGAAGGCGATGGAAATTTTTCGCTTGCGAGGGTTCTCCCCGAATACGCCGAAAATGATGCTCGCGAGAATGAGAACGGCGAGGGCCTCGAATTGCGTACTATATTAAGTGGAAAGGTCTCTTTTGATACGGAAGATTTGCCGCCGATCCCTATTTACGAAAAAATGGCGAAAGATGGGCTCGTTTTCAAAATTGACTGGCAGTCCGAAGACATGATAGAGTGGGGGATTGGCCACGGTGAAGTCCGCGATGGCGCTTTTCACCATTGCATTGATTTCGAAGAAACCGCAGATTACGTAAGAGAATGGACTGGCGAAGAATGGGACCCGAGCAAGAGTGCTTTTGCGGAAGAATATTCCAAATTGCATTATAAAAAGCCGTAAAAACGGCCCTCCCTTTGACAATATATCCACGAAATTAGCAAAATCACTTGTAAAATACCCTCTTTTTGGGGGTATTTTTGATTTTAGGAATATGATAAGGGAGGACTTATGAACTTTGGTTCTAGTTTGTCTTTGGTTTTGTCTGCTGGACTATTGTCCGCAGTATCTTTGTTTGCCCAGCCCAACGATGAATGGAATGGCAAGCCAAGAATTTTTGGTGTGAACAGGTTGAATCCGCACGTGACTTCGATGCCATATACGACAGTCGAAGAAGCTGTGAAGGGCGACCGTCACGCTTCGGAATGGTACCAGACGCTTTCGGGCGAATGGAGATTTTACCATGTCGATAAGCCTAGCCAGCGTAACAATGATTTCTACAAGGATAATTACGATGTGTCCAAGTGGGATAAAATCAAGGTTCCGAGTTCTTGGCAGCTTTTAGGCTACGATCATCCGATTTACACGAACGTTATTTATCCGTGGTCCCAGAACAACCGCGTTTCTGCACCGTATGCTCCGACGGATTTTAACCCGGTCGGTCATTATCGCCGCACGTTCACGGTTCCCGAAACTTGGGATGGCAAGCGCATCCGTTTGCACTTTGAAGGTGTTGAATCCGCTTACTATGTATGGGTGAACGGCAATTATGTCGGCTACAGTGAAGATACTTTCACGGGTCATGAATTCGATATCAATAAGTACCTCCGCAAGGGCGAAAACAACATCTCTGTGCAGGTGTTCCGCTGGTGCGACGGTTCTTGGCTCGAAGACCAGGACTTTATCCGTCTTTCCGGTATTATGCGCGATGTGTATATCTACGCTGTGCCGCAGGTCCATATTCAGGACTTCCAGATTGATGCTACTCTTACGAACAACTACAAGGATGGTCTCTTAAAGACGACCGCTTGGATTTACAATTCTACGGGCAAGCAGTCTGGTGATTACACCGTGGAACTTTCTTTGTACGATGCTTCCGGTGCCGAAGTGATTAAGCCGACT
Coding sequences within it:
- a CDS encoding DUF262 domain-containing protein yields the protein MRIKGVDLPSAFHLNNPHQLEIPFFQRRYVWDEDNWLRLWESIETIVKKKQNPYLGSIIFKEKPKSDEMHEIDKSQIIDGQQRLTTLSIVFRAIFDSIPEKPDKNGHTRFKWKKELIGMLFYEDKNKSSYETKIKHSYIDRNDYDLVIGFVKEDAEGNNSINRKDGSDKILNQEKKEEYLRDHRNILACYLFFKEKLDAIEEDSRWDYFEQLYRCQNLLVRITLEADDRNEQDIFDTINSAGVKLTSYDLIKNNLFSQLMDFYLKEKDRSRAEKDVMSFYDETWKKTFERDNKCIKFWDNTRGHGVYTSTNSEIIVSAYAINKGIFNPNQDGQTRADLPELYRKFVQEKCSSVDSIKVLIEELCSYADIYTERLKPIGSEQSISYEDWEKRLLNMLERISENVFIPYLLHLYITYANDENKLKEKFHELEVFVMRNVTSQHSTKNFNRDVVSFISDESKVVKMSNEISNTDIENGLKNNVSNSSGTLILFWIELYRAFKNQDSKSDYEKTELEYNFTLEHVMPQKWHECWENVPCYNEASEAIENKERDDKKKSKIYSIGNMTLVTQSFNSSLSNRPFTEKVNGWTDKKGKIKKGYKDYSKLSITTEDILKKIGETEGSFVERTEWDERDIYLREKKLISEVIALWGNPQV